The window GACTTATTTCGCGTCGAAGGCGGTCGCCACGCTGCTGCTTCTGTTCGTGCCATCCGTCGCCGCGTGGCGCGACGTGACCTTCCTGCGGCTCGACGGCCTCGGCTGGTTCAGCTTCCTGTTCATGTGGATCTTCCAGCTCTTCATCTTCCAGCGCGGGATGGAAACGATCCGCCGCTTCATCGACTTCTGCGGCCCGGCCGTGTACGTCGTGATGTTCGTGCTGATGGCGTGGATCTTGTCGCAGGCGGGGCTCGGCAGCTTGAGCCTCACGCTCGGCGGCAAAGTGCTCTCGGGCGGCGAGCAAATGGCCAGCATGGGCAACGCGATCCTGCTCGTGATCAGCTATTTCGCGGCCCTGCTGCTGAATTTCGGCGATTTCTCGCGCTTTGCGAAAAGCGAGCCGCAGATGAAGGTCGGCAACTTCCTCGGCCTGCCGGTCAACTTCGTCGTGTTCGCGATCATCACCGTGATCGTGACGTCGGGCAGCGCGCACGTGTTCGGCTCGATGATCATGGACCCGGTTGCCATCGTCGGGAAGATTCAGAACAAGGTGGCCGTCGTGCTCGGCAGCCTGACCTTCATCGTCGCGACCATGGGCATCAATATCGTCGCCAATTTCGTCTCGCCGGCCTACGACATCGCCAATCTGTTCGCGAAGCACGTGGACTTCAAGAAAGGCGGCCTGATCGCATCGATACTCGCCGTGCTCGTTTGCCCGTGGATTTTCGTCGACAGCCCGAAGGCGATCACGGTGTTCGTGAGCGTGTTCGGGGCGGTGCTCGCGCCGCTGTACGGCGTGATGATGGCGGACTTCTATCTCGTGAAGCGCCAGAAGGTGGAGACCGCGCAGCTCTATACGATGGCGCGCGAAGGGCGCTTTTACTACGACGGCGGGTGGAATCGCGTCGGGCTGGCGGCGCTCGTGCTGTCGGGCGCGATTTCGATCGGATGGGAGCTGTGCACGCAGCTTCTGCACGTGCTGCCCGACAACAATTTCGGATGGCTAATCGGGGCGGTGGCGGGCGCCGCGATTTATACGGTCGCGATGCGGCTGGCGAAGCGGACGTAGGCGGGTCGTGGTCCGGCATTATGGCGGGGTTACCGGGCGCCCAACTCCCCAGGGGGTTGCCTCAGAACCAGCGATGCGCTAGCATGTATATACGTAAATGTATATCAATTGGAGAGGCGATGAACCTGCAAATCGCGAAATGGGGCAATAGCCTTGCGCTGCGTATCCCCGCTGATTACGTTCGGCACGTAGGTCTCAAGGAGGGTGACGAGGTGCAGGCCAATCTGACCGTCGATGGCGGTATAAGCATTCGCGCGGCCAAATGGGACCGCAAGGCGTTCGCGCAGGAACTGGAGTCAACGCGCGAAGCGATGCCGATAACGGAGTCGGTCATGAAGGAACTGCGGCATGGGGCTCGCTATTGATGGTGTACGTTGACACGAGTGTACTGGTAGCACTGTGCGTGAATGAACCGATGAGTTCCGCCGTTTCGCAGTGGTACGCGGCGTGTACCGAAGAAATGGCCTCTGCGGCGTGGTGCGTGACCGAATTCGCGAGCGCTCTCGGCATCAAGCAACGGACGAAGCAACTGTCAGCCGAACAAGGGGCCTCTGCTTGGCAGGCGTTCGAGCGCCTATGCGCTGGCGACCTGCAGTTATTGCCAATCGAACCCACTACATTCCATCGTGCTGCCGTGCTCACCCTGGATGCGTCCACGGGCCTTCGTGCGGGTGATGCACTGCACCTCGCCGCCGCTCTCGACGCAAAGGCCAAAACCATGGCAACGCTCGATGACGTCCTGGCCGGCAATGCCAAGCGAATGAAGATTAAGG is drawn from Trinickia violacea and contains these coding sequences:
- a CDS encoding NCS1 family nucleobase:cation symporter-1, whose product is MSASPSVESHSPYGPDGTIAGSDERLFNRDLAPVPRNKRTWTSYSIFAMWMSDVHSVGGYTFAASLFLLGISGWQVLLALTIGILVVYVLMNWVGKPSFEHGIPFPVMARVSMGVMGANLAAIIRGVVGIVWYGVQTYFASKAVATLLLLFVPSVAAWRDVTFLRLDGLGWFSFLFMWIFQLFIFQRGMETIRRFIDFCGPAVYVVMFVLMAWILSQAGLGSLSLTLGGKVLSGGEQMASMGNAILLVISYFAALLLNFGDFSRFAKSEPQMKVGNFLGLPVNFVVFAIITVIVTSGSAHVFGSMIMDPVAIVGKIQNKVAVVLGSLTFIVATMGINIVANFVSPAYDIANLFAKHVDFKKGGLIASILAVLVCPWIFVDSPKAITVFVSVFGAVLAPLYGVMMADFYLVKRQKVETAQLYTMAREGRFYYDGGWNRVGLAALVLSGAISIGWELCTQLLHVLPDNNFGWLIGAVAGAAIYTVAMRLAKRT
- a CDS encoding AbrB/MazE/SpoVT family DNA-binding domain-containing protein encodes the protein MNLQIAKWGNSLALRIPADYVRHVGLKEGDEVQANLTVDGGISIRAAKWDRKAFAQELESTREAMPITESVMKELRHGARY
- a CDS encoding type II toxin-antitoxin system VapC family toxin, with amino-acid sequence MVYVDTSVLVALCVNEPMSSAVSQWYAACTEEMASAAWCVTEFASALGIKQRTKQLSAEQGASAWQAFERLCAGDLQLLPIEPTTFHRAAVLTLDASTGLRAGDALHLAAALDAKAKTMATLDDVLAGNAKRMKIKAHVF